The Pseudomonas moraviensis genome contains the following window.
GCCTGTCGGCACCGTGGCGCGAAAATCTGTGAGGCCGACCATGGCAAAGTGGCGAAAATGGTTTGCCCGTATCACAAGTGGACTTACGAGCTGGATGGCAACCTGTTATTCGCTGGCAACATGGGGCAGGACTTCGACAAGTCCCAATACAACCTGAAAAGCGTGCACTGCGAAATCGTCGATACCTACATTTATGTCTGCGTGGCCGCGAAGGCGCCGGACTTCGAAGGTTTCCGCAAGGCCGTCAGCCCCTTTGTCGCGCCGCACTACCTTGCGGACTGCAAAGTCGCGTTCGAGTCGAACATCATCGAGAAAGGCAACTGGAAACTGGTTTTTGAAAACAATCGCGAGTGCTATCACTGCGACGGCTCACACCCAGAACTCCTGCATTCGTTTGTCGATAACCTGTCAGTCGGTGGCATCAGCGGTGAAGATGATCCCGAGCTGTCGGCGTACTGGGCCAAGTGCGAAAAGGCCGGATTGCCCAGCCGTCTGGTAATGGACATCAATGGCCAGTTCCGCATGACGCGCATCCCGCTTTCATCCGGCGCCGTCAGCTACACCATGGACGGCAAGCCGGCGGTCAATGGTCGCCTCGACAAAACCTCCGAAGCCGACATCGGCGCGCTGCTGTACTTCCACTACCCGTCGACCTGGAACCATTTCCTTGGCGACCATGCGCTGAGTTTCCGTGTGCTGCCGATCAGCGCTACCGAAACACTGGTCACCACCAAATGGCTGGTGCACAACACGGCCGTTGAAGGCGTTGACTACGACATCGAGCGCCTGACCAAAGTGTGGATTGCCACCAACGATCAGGACCGCACGCTGGTCGAAGGCACCCAACGCGGGGTGACCTCGCCTTCCTACGAACCCGGCCCGTATTCGGAAACCGCCGAAACCGGGGTCTGTCAGTTCGATGACTGGTACTGCGCGACGATGATGGATCGGCTGAAAGGGCCGATTTCGTTGAAGTCGGTTGGTTGATTGGCGCATCTGTCCATGAGTGGATGCACATCGTCCCTGGCAATTCGCGAAAACCACGGCGAACGCGCGTCCACGCGGATCGTTTTCCTGATCACTGGCATCGTCATGTCGGCGTGGGCGCCGCTGGTTCCGCTGGTAAAAGCGCGCACCGGCCTGGACGAAGGTGGTCTGGGCCTGTTGTTGCTGGGCTTTGGCATCGGTTCGATCGTGGCCATGCCGTTCGCCGGTTACCTGACCGCGCGATTTGGCTGCCGGCCGGTGATCATCGCTTCAACCCTGGTCTTGTGTGCGGTGCTGCCGATGCTGAGCCATCTGGCGTGGTTGCCCGGGCTGGCGCTCACCGTACTGTTGTTCGGCGCGAGCATGGGCATGCTCGATTGCGCGATCAATATCCAGTCGATCATCGTCGAAAAGAACAGCGGCGAAACCCTGCAATCGGGTTTCCACGGGCTCTACAGCGTGGGCGGGATCGCCGGTGCTGGCGCGATGACGGCGATGCTCAGCCTCGGGCTCGATCCGCTGTTGGCGGTGTTGTGCCTGGTGGCGATCATCGTTGCCTCGCTGTACAAGGCTGCGCCGAACCTGTTGCCTTATGGCACCGAACGCGACGGGCCGATCTTCGCGATTCCGCGCGGAATCGTCCTGCTACTGGGGATCCTCTGCTTCATCGTGTTCCTCACCGAAGGCGCAATGCTCGATTGGAGCGCGGTGTTTCTGGCTTCACAGCGCGATATGCCAGCGAGCTACGCAGGTTTGGGCTACGCCTGTTTCGCCGCGGCAATGACCCTCGGACGGCTGACCGGAGACGCGATTGTCAGACGACTGGGCGGCATTCGCGTGGTGACACTGGGCGGCATCTGCGCGGCAGTCGGCATGCTGGTTTCACTGGTGTTCGATGGCTGGCCGGCGTCATTGCTGGGCTACGCGCTGGTCGGCGCCGGATGCTCGAACATCGTCCCGGTATTATTCAGCGCCGCCGGTCGGCAACAGCGCATGCCGCAGCGCACGGCCATTCCGGCGATCATTTCCATGGGCTACGCGGGGATTCTGATGGGGCCGGCGTTCATCGGCATGCTCGCCCATTTCAGTTCGCTGGTCTTCGCGCTGGGTGGCGTGGTGTTGCTGTTGCTGTTCGTCAGTTGCGCCGCGAGGTTTCTCAAGGCTTGACGCGGCGCCCATTGGGGCGGATCGACAGTCTCTGAGGCCTGCGTCCTAACGTCGCAGCCTTCAGCTATTGGCAAATCCTGCACAAGCCTTAGAATCCCGCGCGCTCCTGCATTCGGCTGTCTTGTCGCAGACGCGAACTAGAGGGGCGGCCATGTCGTCCGACACCACAACCCTGCCCGACCGGCAGACACTTGCCCAACACCTGTTCCAGCCTGGCAACCGCACGCGCAGAGGCGCACGTTGCGCTGTTCGATTTCTTGAGGTTTTTATGTCTCCGCGTTTGCTGGCCATGGCGCTGGCGCCCCTGCTCGGGCTGTTCATTATTGCTCTGGGCAACGGTTTTCTTTCCTCCCTGACCACCCTTCGCCTGGACGCCGCCGGTGCCTCGGCGACAATGATCGGGATTGTTTCATCAGCCTACTTCATGGGCCTGACCCTGGGCGCGGTGTTCAATGACCGGCTGATCCTGCGCATCGGCCACATTCGCGCCTACGGCAGCTTCGCCTCACTGATTGCCGTGACGATCCTGATGCAGGGCTTGTTCTATCACACTTGGGGCTGGCTCGTCCTGCGCCTGATCAATGGCTGGGCCACGGTCGGGGTGTTTCTGGTGATCGAAAGCTGGCTGCTGCTGGCGGGTGACGAGAAGATTCGCGGACGCTTGCTCGCGCTGTACATGATCGTCCTCTATGGCGCCGGCGTTTTGGGCCAGGCCACGCTGGGAACCATCACCGGCATGAGCGACAGCGCGCCGTTCATGGTCGCCGGCATGCTCGCTGCGCTGTCGGTGCTGCCGATCGTGATCCTGCCACGGGTGTCGCCGCTGCTCGATCAGGTCGAGCCGCTCAAGCCTCGACAACTGCTGGGCGTAACGCCGACCGGGCTGGTCGGCTGTTTCGGCTCGGGGGTGACCATCGCGGCGATCTACACCTTGCTGCCGCTGTATCTGCAACGCAGCGGTCTGGATGTCGGTGAAGTCGGCAGCATGATGGCCTGGACGATCCTCGGCGCGATGCTTCTGCAGTACCCGGTCGGCCGCTGGTCCGACCGCACGGATCGCTTGCAAGTGCTGACCCTGCTGGCGGTGGCGTGCACTGCGTTATCGCTGGTGATCGTGCTGATGCCGCTGTCCTCGACCATGCTCGCAGCGATGCTGTTTCTGCTCGGTGGCGGCGTGTTCGCGCTGTACCCGGTTGCCGTCAGCCACGCCGCCGACCGCGCCCCCGCCGAAGCGCTGGTGCCGATGATTCAGGGTTTGCTGCTGATCAACTCGCTGGGCTCGGCCATCAGCCCGATGATGATCTCGCCGGTGATGAACTCGTTCGGCGC
Protein-coding sequences here:
- a CDS encoding aromatic ring-hydroxylating oxygenase subunit alpha — translated: MNNKQSVYDLIAQRKPWHSLPGALYRSEDVYRQDLEQIWHKDWIFAGHTFEITKPGQYFTLQIGDYPVAVVRGKDGEVRAFHNACRHRGAKICEADHGKVAKMVCPYHKWTYELDGNLLFAGNMGQDFDKSQYNLKSVHCEIVDTYIYVCVAAKAPDFEGFRKAVSPFVAPHYLADCKVAFESNIIEKGNWKLVFENNRECYHCDGSHPELLHSFVDNLSVGGISGEDDPELSAYWAKCEKAGLPSRLVMDINGQFRMTRIPLSSGAVSYTMDGKPAVNGRLDKTSEADIGALLYFHYPSTWNHFLGDHALSFRVLPISATETLVTTKWLVHNTAVEGVDYDIERLTKVWIATNDQDRTLVEGTQRGVTSPSYEPGPYSETAETGVCQFDDWYCATMMDRLKGPISLKSVG
- a CDS encoding MFS transporter translates to MSGCTSSLAIRENHGERASTRIVFLITGIVMSAWAPLVPLVKARTGLDEGGLGLLLLGFGIGSIVAMPFAGYLTARFGCRPVIIASTLVLCAVLPMLSHLAWLPGLALTVLLFGASMGMLDCAINIQSIIVEKNSGETLQSGFHGLYSVGGIAGAGAMTAMLSLGLDPLLAVLCLVAIIVASLYKAAPNLLPYGTERDGPIFAIPRGIVLLLGILCFIVFLTEGAMLDWSAVFLASQRDMPASYAGLGYACFAAAMTLGRLTGDAIVRRLGGIRVVTLGGICAAVGMLVSLVFDGWPASLLGYALVGAGCSNIVPVLFSAAGRQQRMPQRTAIPAIISMGYAGILMGPAFIGMLAHFSSLVFALGGVVLLLLFVSCAARFLKA
- a CDS encoding MFS transporter; protein product: MSSDTTTLPDRQTLAQHLFQPGNRTRRGARCAVRFLEVFMSPRLLAMALAPLLGLFIIALGNGFLSSLTTLRLDAAGASATMIGIVSSAYFMGLTLGAVFNDRLILRIGHIRAYGSFASLIAVTILMQGLFYHTWGWLVLRLINGWATVGVFLVIESWLLLAGDEKIRGRLLALYMIVLYGAGVLGQATLGTITGMSDSAPFMVAGMLAALSVLPIVILPRVSPLLDQVEPLKPRQLLGVTPTGLVGCFGSGVTIAAIYTLLPLYLQRSGLDVGEVGSMMAWTILGAMLLQYPVGRWSDRTDRLQVLTLLAVACTALSLVIVLMPLSSTMLAAMLFLLGGGVFALYPVAVSHAADRAPAEALVPMIQGLLLINSLGSAISPMMISPVMNSFGANGLFWVFAMVNLCMVSFFFWRRGKRPVPANPAPFAAAATFSPTGAELRVTEDLRVAAEEHPAMVDAISGELVTQAESSAAGS